The following proteins come from a genomic window of Elusimicrobiota bacterium:
- a CDS encoding M23 family metallopeptidase has protein sequence MMKKIFLIKTIFLTFILILGCNIKPDKAVLSEWKELETSVRDQKIIKKNAELKLKSLLKKFSSFENLGFREIEWAFPVLDKDQNLSKEKFSPDIEYGPYGVKGYDFFDGNRHGGHPAYDIFVPDNNLDSINDKTGKYSSVAAVTDMLVLSLNNDWKPGSNLRGGNYIWLINPKEKKLFYYAHLNEIFVKEGEFIKGGQVLGNIGRTGFLAYKKSSPTHLHLMVLDYKNGNLKPFDYSEKYQKKENSKPR, from the coding sequence ATGATGAAAAAGATTTTTCTGATAAAGACAATATTTTTAACATTTATTTTAATTTTAGGCTGTAATATTAAGCCTGACAAGGCTGTTCTAAGTGAATGGAAAGAATTGGAAACCAGTGTGAGGGATCAAAAGATTATTAAAAAAAATGCCGAACTAAAATTGAAGTCTTTGCTTAAAAAGTTTTCTTCTTTTGAAAATCTGGGATTTAGAGAAATTGAATGGGCCTTTCCTGTTTTGGACAAAGATCAAAATTTGTCCAAAGAAAAATTCAGTCCAGATATTGAATACGGGCCGTATGGAGTGAAAGGATACGATTTTTTTGACGGTAACAGGCATGGCGGCCATCCCGCATATGACATTTTTGTTCCTGACAATAATCTAGATTCAATTAACGATAAAACAGGAAAATATTCTTCGGTAGCAGCTGTAACTGATATGCTTGTGCTGTCTTTAAATAATGATTGGAAGCCGGGCAGTAACTTAAGGGGAGGAAACTACATCTGGCTTATAAATCCGAAAGAAAAAAAGTTGTTTTACTATGCTCACCTAAATGAAATATTTGTAAAGGAAGGAGAATTTATAAAAGGTGGGCAGGTTCTGGGTAATATCGGAAGGACAGGTTTTCTTGCCTATAAAAAAAGCTCGCCTACGCATCTCCATCTCATGGTTTTAGATTACAAAAACGGAAATTTAAAACCATTTGATTATTCTGAAAAATATCAGAAAAAAGAAAATAGTAAACCCCGTTAG
- a CDS encoding PC4/YdbC family ssDNA-binding protein: MEEKKLFDKEAFVNSILISKLTKNSLEELRFSLLKNNLIDVRIHFYFPGLSEPKPTKKGIWLSFDQVKNILQVFEKFVKNEISDLDFEMERSEKEKIKVYTGKFKGKKIAHIRLFYLKKDEFNPGKGVSFPISLINEVTESFKKVMEYNK; the protein is encoded by the coding sequence ATGGAAGAAAAAAAATTATTTGACAAGGAAGCATTTGTAAACAGTATCCTAATTTCAAAACTTACCAAAAACAGTCTTGAAGAACTCAGGTTTTCGCTTTTAAAAAATAATCTCATTGATGTAAGGATTCATTTCTATTTTCCGGGCCTTAGCGAACCAAAACCGACAAAAAAAGGGATATGGCTTTCATTTGACCAAGTGAAAAACATTCTTCAAGTCTTTGAAAAGTTCGTAAAAAATGAAATAAGCGATTTAGATTTTGAAATGGAAAGATCGGAAAAAGAAAAAATCAAAGTATATACCGGAAAATTCAAAGGGAAGAAAATAGCCCATATTCGCCTTTTTTATCTCAAAAAAGACGAGTTTAATCCAGGCAAAGGGGTTTCATTCCCGATTTCGCTGATTAACGAAGTGACCGAATCTTTCAAAAAGGTTATGGAATATAACAAATAA
- a CDS encoding DUF975 family protein codes for MSDRLYLKGDAVRFGWEKVKARLLFFVLISLTVIFVNVLPQISDQLWGPSLILGIVFFLIKTFIDIGMTKVSLNFVGDIKTEYSVLFSGMPYYLRYLGTVIVFMVLTLIGFILLIIPGIIVGVRLMFFGPLVIDKGLAPIEALKRSFEITKGKFWDLLLLSLIIFGINILGILCLGVGLLVTLPLTSIAIIYVYRKLEGK; via the coding sequence ATGAGCGACAGGCTTTATTTGAAAGGCGATGCTGTACGATTCGGCTGGGAAAAAGTAAAAGCCAGGCTTTTATTTTTTGTTCTTATTTCGTTGACTGTTATTTTTGTTAATGTTTTACCCCAAATATCTGATCAGCTGTGGGGGCCGAGCCTTATTTTAGGGATAGTATTTTTTCTTATTAAGACCTTCATAGACATAGGTATGACAAAAGTTTCCTTGAATTTTGTTGGCGACATTAAAACAGAATACTCGGTTTTATTTTCCGGCATGCCTTATTACCTAAGATACTTAGGCACGGTAATAGTTTTTATGGTGTTGACTCTTATTGGATTTATCCTGCTTATTATACCGGGCATCATAGTCGGCGTAAGGTTAATGTTTTTTGGCCCTTTAGTAATTGATAAGGGGCTTGCTCCCATAGAAGCTTTAAAAAGAAGTTTTGAAATTACAAAAGGGAAATTTTGGGACTTATTATTATTGTCGCTGATTATTTTTGGTATAAATATTTTAGGCATCCTTTGTTTAGGAGTAGGCCTTTTAGTGACTTTACCGTTGACTTCAATAGCTATAATTTATGTTTACAGAAAACTTGAAGGGAAATAA